One Bos javanicus breed banteng chromosome 9, ARS-OSU_banteng_1.0, whole genome shotgun sequence DNA window includes the following coding sequences:
- the LOC133254355 gene encoding trace amine-associated receptor 7a-like: protein MNSSSPSVAAVQLCYEHLNGSCVKTPYSLGPRLILYTMFGFGAVLAIFGNLLVMISILHFKQLHSPTNFLIASLACADLMVGVTVMPFSIVRSVETCWYFGESYCQFHSCFDVSFCLASIYHLCFISLDRYIAVSDPLVYPIRFTVSVSGMCIAFSWLFSIIYSFSLLGTGANAVGLEGLVSALTCVGGCQIAINQSWVLVNFLLFFIPTLVMIILYSKIFLIAEQQARKIESLNIKTGQCSESYQDRVAKRERKAARTLGVAVLAFLVSWLPYFLDAITDAFLGFITPTYVYEILVWIAYYNSAMNPLIYAFFYPWFQKAIKLIVTGKVLRANSSTVNLFSG, encoded by the coding sequence ATGAACAGCAGCTCACCCAGCGTTGCAGCTGTGCAGCTCTGCTACGAGCACCTGAACGGATCCTGTGTGAAAACCCCCTACTCACTAGGTCCCCGCCTGATCCTGTACACAATGTTTGGTTTTGGAGCTGTGCTGGCTATATTTGGAAATCTCTTGGTAATGATTTCCATTCTCCACTTCAAGCAGCTGCATTCTCCAACCAATTTTTTGATCGCTTCCCTGGCTTGTGCGGACTTAATGGTGGGAGTGACTGTGATGCCCTTCAGCATAGTGAGGTCCGTGGAGACCTGCTGGTATTTTGGGGAGAGTTACTGTCAATTTCATTCCTGTTTTGACGTGTCATTCTGTCTAGCTTCCATCTACCACTTGTGCTTTATCTCTCTGGACAGGTACATTGCCGTCTCTGACCCCCTGGTCTATCCAATCAGGTTCACTGTGTCTGTTTCTGGCATGTGTATTGCCTTCTCCTGGCTCTTTTcgattatttattctttttcccttcttgGCACAGGAGCAAATGCAGTTGGACTGGAGGGTCTAGTAAGTGCTCTCACCTGTGTGGGAGGCTGTCAAATTGCAATAAATCAAAGTTGGGTATTGGtgaattttctattatttttcatccCCACCCTTGTGATGATAATTCTTTACTCCAAGATTTTCCTCATTGCTGAACAACAGGCTAGAAAAATTGAGAGTCTGAACATTAAGACTGGGCAATGCTCAGAAAGCTACCAAGACAGAGTGgccaagagggagagaaaggcagCGAGAACACTCGGCGTCGCAGTGCTAGCGTTTCTGGTCTCCTGGCTGCCTTACTtcctggatgccatcactgatgcCTTCCTAGGCTTCATCACTCCCACATATGTTTATGAAATACTGGTTTGGATTGCTTATTATAACTCAGCTATGAACCCCTTGATTTATGCTTTCTTTTATCCTTGGTTTCAAAAAGCCATAAAACTCATTGTCACTGGCAAAGTCTTGAGAGCGAATTCCTCGacagtaaatttattttctgggtAA